A part of Agromyces protaetiae genomic DNA contains:
- a CDS encoding endo-1,4-beta-xylanase, translated as MKWTPRSRTATGRLGTGVIAAALIAAPLTFVAGPVSPAAAADVQVLNSTFDDGSVGAWTGNDAATLTVVDSPDGTGKSLKVSNRKNKWDGAQIDLAPILQPDAPYTISFKARLADADQPASTVHFTVDDGSYTWVPKDTDTAIDATSWTTITGTYTLATGAKSGRMYLDTYRDGPFGDVLIDDVVITGPAKGDVPTDPTDPGTCTPKPARTVVDEDFSGETLDGTGLERDGGPTLSFEQVDGDSALRVTGRANDYDGVQTVTGKLADLVPGDTITVSSRVRLAGDTTATAAMRMVVAPQFKWLGAQPAVSASGWTTLTESWLVPADAKLTDAKVYVGSDARSDATAVYDYYVDDFSVSIQSPGCTTGGPAPGTKVIDEDFEDGLGDWKLREGGAAGGRVEASTIFAHGGTHSALVTERNSQGDGLGIDVTGALDPKATYELTAWVRFGEGQETDDVVLSLADTTAGSTSYKTLGTFTAVSNTGWTQVTASFQGTAADAALLYFETSYHGGDGTNTSDLFVDDIVVKVPEPPVIEDITPIKDTVDFPVGVAIDSRETAGAASELVLKHFDQVTPENFMKPEAWYSADHSFVTANAEADSLMTFAQENDLNVYGHVLVWHSQTPAWFFQDDSGTPLAADAAGKQALRDRMRTHIFDVAEYLSSKYGEFGSDTNPLRAFDVVNEVVDDGSAYADGLRRSEWYRILGEEYIDLAFEYANEAFNDVYAADGASHPIQLFINDYNTEQSGKQDRYFSLVERLLARGVPVDGVGHQFHVSLAMPVSALEGAIARFESLPVTQAVTELDVTTGTPESQALLIEQGYYFRDAFEAFRKHSDSLFSVTVWGLTDGRSWRKNSGAPLLFTDQLKSKPAYVGAVDGALPARLRTANVFAGDVALDADATSSPEWARLPLHAIDDESAFQARWSADHLTVFTTVTDASTDASDGVAFVVGDETYSVSRSGEVTGGGGADVADAVATERPSGYDVVVHLPLDAAVQGDAVQLDVQVTDGATTTAWNSPGVLGTLTLIEPLSYLEIAETATAPAIDGDVDAAWSGVDAVTTEKNTQGTGGAAATVRTLWKGDTLYVLAEVADPIVDVTGSDPWVQDSVELYVDPGNRKNGAYRYDDTQIRISAENAVSFGTGDEAFQRNRVQSATKLVDGGYVVEAAISLLEDGGAGTFQGLDFQVNDASNGARTSIRNWADPTGTGYQTTAHWGVGKLVAATTDPTDPGLPGTFEPITGDAPKPGDTFTVTVTGLPSETEVSLELRDAATPVARALARFAAPFSTIQPLAIAALAAPVTLGTTTTDASGTAVFQVTLPSDLAPGAYDLVVVGPEGEDLATTPLTVAAATPAAETPGGTGSDSGASPSGTAGSGGALAHTGVEPVLWLVLAALLAVGGFVLLVARRRRTA; from the coding sequence ATGAAGTGGACCCCGCGGTCGCGCACAGCGACCGGAAGACTCGGCACGGGAGTGATCGCCGCGGCGCTCATCGCCGCGCCCCTGACGTTCGTGGCCGGGCCCGTGAGCCCGGCCGCCGCGGCAGACGTACAGGTGCTGAACAGCACGTTCGATGACGGCTCCGTCGGGGCCTGGACGGGCAACGACGCCGCGACGCTGACCGTCGTCGACTCGCCCGACGGAACGGGCAAGTCCCTCAAGGTGTCGAACCGGAAGAACAAGTGGGACGGGGCGCAGATCGATCTCGCCCCCATCCTGCAGCCCGACGCCCCCTACACGATCTCGTTCAAGGCCCGCCTCGCAGACGCCGACCAGCCCGCGTCGACCGTGCACTTCACGGTCGACGACGGCTCGTACACGTGGGTGCCGAAAGACACCGACACGGCGATCGACGCGACGTCGTGGACGACGATCACGGGCACGTACACCCTCGCGACCGGGGCGAAGTCGGGGCGGATGTACCTCGACACGTACCGCGACGGCCCCTTCGGCGACGTCCTCATCGACGACGTCGTCATCACGGGCCCCGCGAAGGGCGATGTCCCGACCGACCCGACCGACCCCGGCACGTGCACTCCGAAGCCCGCACGCACGGTCGTCGACGAAGACTTCTCGGGTGAGACCCTCGACGGCACGGGCCTCGAGCGCGACGGCGGTCCGACGCTCTCGTTCGAGCAGGTCGACGGCGACTCGGCGCTCCGGGTCACGGGCCGCGCCAACGATTACGACGGCGTGCAGACCGTGACGGGCAAGCTCGCCGACCTCGTTCCCGGTGACACGATCACGGTGTCGTCGCGCGTGCGGCTCGCGGGCGACACGACGGCGACTGCGGCGATGCGCATGGTCGTCGCGCCGCAGTTCAAGTGGCTGGGCGCCCAGCCCGCCGTCTCGGCCTCGGGTTGGACGACGCTCACCGAGAGTTGGCTGGTTCCGGCCGACGCGAAGCTCACCGACGCGAAGGTCTACGTCGGCAGCGACGCCCGCTCCGACGCGACCGCCGTCTACGACTACTACGTCGACGACTTCAGCGTCTCGATCCAGAGCCCCGGCTGCACGACGGGCGGCCCCGCGCCGGGCACGAAGGTCATCGACGAGGACTTCGAAGACGGCCTCGGGGACTGGAAGCTTCGCGAGGGCGGTGCCGCAGGCGGCCGCGTCGAGGCATCCACCATCTTCGCTCACGGCGGAACGCACTCGGCCCTCGTGACCGAGCGCAACAGCCAGGGCGACGGCCTCGGCATCGACGTCACGGGCGCACTCGACCCGAAGGCGACGTACGAGCTCACCGCGTGGGTGCGGTTCGGCGAGGGGCAGGAGACCGACGACGTCGTGCTCTCGCTCGCCGACACGACCGCGGGGTCGACGTCGTACAAGACGCTCGGCACGTTCACGGCCGTGTCGAACACGGGGTGGACGCAGGTGACGGCGTCGTTCCAGGGCACCGCGGCCGATGCCGCGCTCCTCTACTTCGAGACGAGCTACCACGGCGGCGACGGCACGAACACGAGCGACCTCTTCGTCGACGACATCGTCGTGAAGGTGCCCGAGCCTCCCGTCATCGAAGACATCACGCCGATCAAGGACACCGTCGACTTCCCCGTCGGCGTCGCGATCGACAGCCGTGAGACGGCGGGCGCCGCCTCCGAGCTCGTGCTGAAGCACTTCGACCAGGTCACCCCCGAGAACTTCATGAAGCCCGAGGCCTGGTACAGCGCCGACCACTCGTTCGTGACGGCGAACGCCGAGGCAGACTCGCTCATGACGTTCGCGCAGGAGAACGACCTCAACGTCTACGGCCACGTGCTCGTGTGGCACAGCCAGACGCCGGCCTGGTTCTTCCAGGACGACTCGGGCACGCCGCTCGCGGCCGACGCGGCGGGCAAGCAGGCCCTCCGCGACCGCATGCGCACGCACATCTTCGACGTCGCCGAGTACCTGTCGTCGAAGTACGGCGAGTTCGGCAGCGACACCAACCCGTTGAGGGCGTTCGACGTCGTGAACGAGGTCGTCGACGACGGCAGCGCGTACGCCGACGGCCTGCGCCGCAGCGAGTGGTACCGCATCCTCGGCGAGGAGTACATCGACCTCGCGTTCGAGTACGCGAACGAGGCGTTCAACGACGTCTATGCGGCCGACGGCGCGTCGCACCCGATCCAGCTGTTCATCAACGACTACAACACCGAGCAGTCGGGCAAGCAGGACCGCTACTTCTCGCTCGTGGAGCGTCTGCTCGCGCGCGGTGTGCCGGTCGACGGCGTGGGGCACCAGTTCCACGTGTCGCTCGCGATGCCGGTGTCGGCGCTCGAGGGCGCGATCGCGCGCTTCGAGTCGCTGCCCGTCACGCAGGCGGTCACCGAACTCGACGTCACGACGGGCACCCCCGAGAGCCAGGCGCTGCTCATCGAGCAGGGCTACTACTTCCGTGACGCGTTCGAGGCCTTCCGGAAGCACTCCGACAGCCTCTTCAGCGTCACGGTGTGGGGTCTCACCGACGGCCGCAGCTGGCGGAAGAACTCGGGCGCTCCGCTCCTGTTCACCGACCAGCTGAAGTCGAAGCCGGCCTACGTCGGAGCCGTGGACGGCGCGCTCCCGGCCCGTCTTCGCACGGCGAACGTGTTCGCGGGCGACGTCGCCCTCGACGCCGATGCGACGTCGAGCCCCGAGTGGGCGCGTCTGCCGCTGCACGCCATCGACGACGAGTCGGCGTTCCAGGCGCGCTGGTCGGCGGATCACCTCACGGTGTTCACGACGGTGACGGATGCCTCGACCGACGCGAGCGACGGCGTCGCGTTCGTCGTGGGCGACGAGACCTACTCGGTCTCGCGTTCGGGCGAGGTCACGGGCGGTGGAGGCGCCGACGTCGCCGACGCGGTGGCGACCGAGCGTCCGAGTGGCTACGACGTCGTCGTGCACCTGCCGCTCGACGCCGCGGTGCAGGGCGACGCGGTGCAGCTCGACGTGCAGGTGACCGACGGTGCGACCACGACCGCGTGGAACAGCCCCGGCGTCCTCGGCACGCTCACGCTCATCGAGCCGCTCTCGTACCTCGAGATCGCCGAGACGGCGACGGCGCCCGCGATCGACGGCGACGTCGACGCGGCGTGGAGCGGCGTGGACGCCGTCACGACCGAGAAGAACACGCAGGGCACGGGCGGCGCCGCCGCGACGGTGCGCACCCTCTGGAAGGGCGACACCCTGTACGTGCTCGCCGAGGTCGCCGACCCGATCGTCGACGTGACCGGCTCCGACCCGTGGGTGCAGGACTCGGTCGAGCTCTACGTCGACCCGGGCAACCGGAAGAACGGCGCGTACCGCTACGACGACACGCAGATCCGCATCAGCGCGGAGAACGCGGTGTCGTTCGGCACGGGCGACGAGGCGTTCCAGCGGAACCGCGTCCAGTCGGCGACCAAGCTGGTCGACGGCGGCTACGTCGTCGAGGCGGCGATCTCGCTGCTCGAAGACGGCGGCGCGGGCACGTTCCAGGGCCTCGACTTCCAGGTCAACGACGCGTCGAACGGCGCGCGCACGTCGATCCGCAACTGGGCCGACCCGACCGGCACGGGCTACCAGACGACGGCCCACTGGGGCGTCGGCAAGCTCGTCGCGGCGACGACCGACCCGACCGACCCGGGCCTTCCGGGCACGTTCGAGCCGATCACGGGCGATGCGCCGAAGCCGGGCGACACGTTCACGGTCACGGTCACGGGCCTTCCCTCCGAGACCGAGGTGTCGCTCGAGCTCCGCGACGCCGCGACGCCCGTCGCTCGCGCGCTCGCGCGCTTCGCGGCGCCGTTCTCGACGATCCAGCCCCTCGCGATCGCGGCCCTCGCCGCGCCCGTGACGCTCGGGACGACGACGACGGATGCCTCGGGCACGGCCGTGTTCCAGGTGACGCTGCCGAGCGACCTCGCCCCCGGCGCCTACGACCTCGTCGTCGTCGGCCCCGAAGGCGAGGATCTCGCGACCACGCCGCTCACGGTCGCAGCCGCGACCCCGGCGGCGGAAACTCCCGGCGGAACCGGTTCAGACTCGGGTGCGAGCCCGAGCGGGACCGCCGGTTCGGGCGGGGCACTGGCGCACACGGGTGTGGAGCCCGTGCTGTGGCTGGTCCTCGCGGCACTGCTCGCGGTGGGCGGCTTCGTGCTGCTCGTCGCGCGCCGACGCCGCACGGCCTGA
- a CDS encoding endo-1,4-beta-xylanase: protein MHEASVADLSIDHRVHRTVLTVEGPGGAPLADTDVVVEQTRHAFAFGNIGFDFVPLANGAGAPGDEALADRYVDLFNTATLPFYWARFEPTEGAPRTAELLATAEYLSARGIALKGHPLAWHTLAPEWLLGRSPAEVAEALRARIRRDVADFAGLVDTWDAINEVVIMPVFEAEENAITPLAQTLGRVETIRLAIDTARETNPNVKLLLNDFDLSEDYEHLIEEVLAAGIRLDAIGLQTHMHQGFRGEAQLTDIADRFARFGLPLHFTETSLVSGEIMPGHIVDLNDYVVDSWPSTPEGEARQADELVRHYRALVAHPAVEAVTYWGITDRDAWLGAPIGLVRADGTPKPSYEALRSLVKGSWWVGPTTLRTDASGQIAVRGFAGDYRVSAGGAAAAFTLEAAEATAAL, encoded by the coding sequence ATGCACGAGGCATCCGTCGCCGATCTGAGCATCGACCACCGCGTGCACCGCACCGTCCTGACGGTCGAGGGGCCGGGCGGCGCGCCGCTCGCCGACACCGACGTCGTCGTCGAGCAGACCCGGCACGCCTTCGCGTTCGGCAACATCGGCTTCGACTTCGTGCCGCTCGCGAACGGCGCGGGCGCCCCCGGCGACGAAGCGCTCGCCGACCGCTACGTCGACCTCTTCAACACCGCGACCCTCCCCTTCTACTGGGCTCGGTTCGAACCGACCGAGGGCGCGCCCCGCACGGCCGAGCTCCTCGCGACCGCCGAGTACCTCTCCGCCCGGGGCATCGCGCTCAAGGGACATCCGCTCGCCTGGCACACCCTCGCGCCCGAGTGGCTCCTCGGTCGCTCGCCCGCCGAGGTCGCGGAGGCGCTCCGCGCCCGCATCCGCCGCGACGTCGCCGACTTCGCGGGCCTCGTCGACACGTGGGACGCGATCAACGAGGTCGTCATCATGCCTGTGTTCGAGGCCGAGGAGAACGCGATCACGCCGCTCGCGCAGACCCTCGGACGCGTCGAGACGATCCGGCTCGCGATCGACACCGCGCGCGAGACGAACCCGAACGTCAAGCTCCTCCTCAACGACTTCGACCTCTCCGAAGACTACGAGCACCTCATCGAGGAGGTGCTCGCCGCGGGCATCCGCCTCGACGCGATCGGCCTGCAGACCCACATGCACCAGGGCTTCCGCGGCGAGGCGCAGCTCACCGACATCGCCGACCGGTTCGCGCGGTTCGGGCTGCCGCTGCACTTCACCGAGACCTCGCTCGTGTCGGGCGAGATCATGCCCGGCCACATAGTCGACCTCAACGACTACGTCGTCGACTCGTGGCCCTCGACGCCCGAGGGCGAGGCCCGCCAGGCCGACGAGCTCGTGCGCCACTACCGCGCGCTCGTCGCGCACCCCGCCGTCGAGGCCGTCACCTACTGGGGCATCACCGACCGCGACGCGTGGCTCGGCGCCCCCATCGGTCTCGTCCGCGCCGACGGCACGCCCAAGCCCTCGTACGAGGCGCTCCGCTCGCTCGTCAAGGGCTCGTGGTGGGTCGGGCCGACGA